In one window of Henckelia pumila isolate YLH828 chromosome 1, ASM3356847v2, whole genome shotgun sequence DNA:
- the LOC140875301 gene encoding L-lactate dehydrogenase B, whose amino-acid sequence MQKSTSASSLGPGGLDLTQAFFSPITGGAPPSPTKRHTKITVVGVGNVGMAIAQTILTQDLADELALVDAKEDKLRGEMLDLQHAAAFLPRTKIRASIDYSVTADSDLCIVTAGARQNPGESRLNLLQRNVSLFRHIVPPLAKYSPDCIIMVVSNPVDVLTYVAWKLSGFPPNRVIGSGTNLDSSRFRFLIADHLDVNAQEVQAYIVGEHGDSSVALWSSISVGGVPILSFLKRQQIAYEKQSLENIHKEVVQSAYEVINLKGYTSWAIGYSVANLARTILRDQRRIHPISVLAKGFHGIDGGDVFLSLPAQLGRSGVLGVTNVHLTDEEAQQLRNSANTILQLQTQLGI is encoded by the exons ATGCAGAAGAGTACATCCGCCTCCTCCCTGGGCCCCGGCGGCCTGGACTTAACCCAAGCCTTTTTCAGCCCCATCACCGGCGGAGCCCCGCCGTCCCCCACCAAGCGCCACACCAAGATCACCGTAGTCGGCGTCGGGAACGTGGGTATGGCCATCGCCCAGACCATCCTCACCCAAGATCTCGCCGATGAGCTGGCCCTGGTCGACGCCAAAGAAGACAAGCTCCGCGGCGAGATGCTGGACCTCCAGCACGCCGCCGCTTTCCTTCCGCGCACGAAGATACGCGCCTCCATCGACTACTCTGTCACTGCGGACTCCGACCTCTGCATCGTCACCGCCGGCGCACGGCAGAATCCGGGAGAAAGCAGGCTCAATCTGCTGCAGAGAAACGTATCTCTGTTTAGGCATATTGTGCCACCATTGGCTAAGTATTCTCCAGATTGTATAATAATGGTGGTCTCGAACCCGGTCGATGTGCTCACTTATGTAGCCTGGAAGTTGTCCGGTTTTCCACCGAACCGGGTAATCGGATCCGGTACGAACTTGGACTCGTCCAGGTTCCGGTTCTTGATCGCCGATCACCTTGATGTTAATGCACAGGAGGTGCAG GCGTACATTGTTGGGGAACATGGTGACAGTTCAGTGGCTCTATGGTCAAGCATAAGTGTAGGAGGTGTCCCAATACTGAGCTTTTTAAAGAGGCAACAGATTGCGTATGAGAAACAAAGCTTAGAAAACATACACAAAGAAGTAGTCCAGAGTGCATATGAAGTGATAAACTTGAAAGGCTACACGTCGTGGGCGATCGGATACTCTGTGGCTAACCTGGCCCGAACTATACTAAGGGATCAAAGAAGGATCCATCCAATCTCTGTTCTTGCAAAGGGCTTCCACGGTATCGACGGTGGCGATGTATTTCTAAGCTTGCCTGCTCAGTTAGGCAGGAGCGGAGTGTTGGGGGTAACCAATGTGCATCTTACTGATGAAGAAGCTCAGCAGCTCAGGAACTCAGCCAACACCATTCTTCAACTACAAACTCAATTGGGAATATGA